Below is a window of Planococcus rifietoensis DNA.
CATTTTTGGAATGCGCATATTCCACAGCCTCTCTTAAGACGTTCGTATCGGAATACGCAACCAAACTCATATTAATGATATCTGCCCCGCTGTCCACGGCGTAGTAAACGCCAGCCGCCACATCAGAGATAAAGCCGTCTTCGCCGTCAAACACATCGATTGGCATGATGCTCGTTGACGGTGCCACTCCTACACCGAACAATCCATTGCCCATATTTCCGGCGATCAGCCCTGCTACATGTGTGCCATGAACTTCTATACTGACATCGCCCGATTTCCCAGTAATCACGCTGTATGGGGAAACGATGCGCCCTTTCAAATCCGGATGCAGCAAATCGAATCCATCGTCAACGACCGCTACCAGCACATCCGCTTTGCCGGTCGTTTTATCCCAGGCAGATTCGGAACCGATGAGCTGGTGATGGTATTGATACCCTGCGTAAAACGGGTCGCTCGGTATCGCAGCCAGTTCCACACGCCGGTCAGGTTCAGCATATTCAATATTGCCTTGTCTAGAAAGCTCTGCGATGAACGATTCCACGCTCTGCCCATCTGGCACATCGAGCGTGACGATTTGCCCGCCGCCTGTTTCCGCTGTCGTGACTTTCTGTGCAATAACTGCGCCTTCAAACCTACCCTGTTCACGCATTTTCACTATGATGCGGTCTGCCGGTTTTTCTGATGCAGCCTGTACTTGCCCAGCCGTGCTGATGCCTATTAGAGAAAGGGCTAATGTCATAGCCGCCAATGCTGTAGTTGTCTGTTTCATGGTCATTCTCCTCACGCCCCCATAGTCTTTCCACTCTATATTTTCTGATAATTCAAATAGTTATTTACAAAAATTATACGACCTTTCCGAACAAATGCCTAGACAATGTAAAAATTCTTTTGAATTTAGATAAAAAATGGATATTAATCTCTACCCTTTGAAAGCCTTCTTTTAGCACTATAGGCGCAAGTTTTATTATTTTAATCAAAAAAACAGCCCCTTATCAAATGAATGATAAGGGGCTGTTGGAACTAGCAGAACTTATTTACTTAATTCGGATTGAGCTGTTGGAATGACCGCTTCATGGAGAAGGATCTCCAGCTCTTCCATATAGCGTGTTTTCTGCTGGGCTGTCCAATTGAATACGCCTGCCATATAATCTGCAGCGGCTTCTTTATGGGCGTGTACCCAGTGGATGTCGAAATACAGCGCGCCTGTACGGCGGATAAAGAAGTCGACCGGCTTGCACACAGCTTCCGATTCAATTCCATAGCGCAGCATTGCATAGACAAGCGGATCGAGATTATGCGATGCCGCATCAGCCAATCCGTCTGTATAATGGCGCAGCACATGGTCGACGTTCGCACCATAGCGGTTGACGAGCAATTCCATCGCATCTTCCGTGAGCCCAAACTCGGCCGCACGTTTCAAGCGATCGGCTTTGAATGTTTTAAAGCCTTTAGAACCGCCAACTTCCCCGCCGGACAGCGCCATTTTTTTCGTGGATACTTTCTTGAAAGCAGTACCGTATTCCTCTTGAAGTTGCTTAGTGACTAGGTCCATGATGCTTTCGCCCATTTTCCGGTAGCCAGTGAGCTTGCCCCCGGCGATTGAAATCAATCCGGAATCCGATACAAAGATTTCGTCTTTACGGGAAATCTCGGATGGGTCTTTGCCTTCTTCATGGATCAGCGGGCGCAATCCTGCCCAGCTTGACTCGATATCAGCCGCAGTAATCGCTACGTCCGGGAACATGAAGTTAACAGCTTCTAGAACATAGTCGCGGTCTTCCGTTGTCATCGTCGGGTGCGCGATATCTTGTTTGTACACCGTATCGGTCGTGCCGACATACACTTTGCCTTGGCGCGGGATGGCGAACGCCATGCGGCCGTCCGGCATATCGAAATAGATCGCCTGCTTAAGCGGGAAGCGGGACTGGTCAAACACCAAATGGATTCCTTTTGTCAGCTGTAAAGTCTTGCCTTTTTTCGATTTGTCTTCTTCGCGCAAAGTATCGACCCACGGGCCAGCCGCATTGACGATTCTCTTCGCAAAGATTTCGTGGATCGAGCCATCAAGCTGGTCTTCTGCTACCACGCCGACCACTTTGCCATTGTCGTAGAGGAACCCTTTTACTTTCACGTAGTTCAGTGCAAGCGTCCCTTTTTCGACAGCTTTTTTCATGACTTCCATCGTCAAGCGCGCATCGTCTGTCTTGTATTCGACATAATAGCCTGCGCCTTTCAACCCTTGTTGTTTCACAAGAGGCTCGCGGCGAATTGCTTCTTCGCGGGAGAACATTTGGCGGCGTTCGCTTCTTTTCACGCCTGCCAAGTAATCGTAGACGCGAAGGCCGACATTGGTGCTGAGCGGTCCGAATGTGCCGCCTTTGTGGAATGGCAGCATCATCCATTCAGGTGTCGTGACGTGCGGCCCGTTTTCGTAGACAATTTCACGTTCTTTGCCGACTTCTGCAACCATTTTCACTTCGAATTGCTTCAAGTAACGCAAACCGCCGTGTACGAGTTTCGTTGAACGGCTTGAAGTTCCTGCTGCGAAATCCTGCATTTCCAGGACCCCTGCACGGACGCCGCGTGCTGCAGCATCGAGCGCAATCCCCGCTCCTGTGATTCCGCCTCCGATGATCAATACATCCAGTGGCGCTTGTTTCATTTGTCCATAAGTTTCTGTGCGTTCTAGGCTTGAGAATTTCATTCTTAACCGACTCCTTTTCCAATATTTTCCATATTAAAAAGAGAGACCTGTACACAGCCGCAGATTTATATCTGCTGTACTGGCATGGTCTCTCCTCGTCTCCGGC
It encodes the following:
- a CDS encoding glycerol-3-phosphate dehydrogenase/oxidase, producing MKFSSLERTETYGQMKQAPLDVLIIGGGITGAGIALDAAARGVRAGVLEMQDFAAGTSSRSTKLVHGGLRYLKQFEVKMVAEVGKEREIVYENGPHVTTPEWMMLPFHKGGTFGPLSTNVGLRVYDYLAGVKRSERRQMFSREEAIRREPLVKQQGLKGAGYYVEYKTDDARLTMEVMKKAVEKGTLALNYVKVKGFLYDNGKVVGVVAEDQLDGSIHEIFAKRIVNAAGPWVDTLREEDKSKKGKTLQLTKGIHLVFDQSRFPLKQAIYFDMPDGRMAFAIPRQGKVYVGTTDTVYKQDIAHPTMTTEDRDYVLEAVNFMFPDVAITAADIESSWAGLRPLIHEEGKDPSEISRKDEIFVSDSGLISIAGGKLTGYRKMGESIMDLVTKQLQEEYGTAFKKVSTKKMALSGGEVGGSKGFKTFKADRLKRAAEFGLTEDAMELLVNRYGANVDHVLRHYTDGLADAASHNLDPLVYAMLRYGIESEAVCKPVDFFIRRTGALYFDIHWVHAHKEAAADYMAGVFNWTAQQKTRYMEELEILLHEAVIPTAQSELSK